Proteins from one Candidatus Desulfovibrio trichonymphae genomic window:
- a CDS encoding radical SAM protein, giving the protein MKKFYWSAPRRSACPIIPVFLPFHGCPAHCVYCAQYTQTGQGPIPFPDILDKVGTVLRARALAGLPPPELAFYGGTFTSMPEKEQRQCLDLATYAIQRGLICSFRCSTRPDSVDVPTLTRLRDAGCSTVELGAQSFADAALTAARRGYGGAAAAACNLAKQAGLNLGVQLLPGMPGVSPEVFICDVSAALRMGADMLRFYPCLVLAGTELAREWRAGGYRPWGMEVCLASLAQGCHGHGAQNVGYAWGWHLKPFLTERCWPGSVHPALGERVMARALLMAVRQEADRGRLFALDAPLRCQGYFWGHRGELRAAWAALGLGSDEVRFVEGEEVRLYL; this is encoded by the coding sequence ATGAAAAAATTTTACTGGTCTGCGCCGCGCCGCAGCGCGTGTCCCATCATTCCCGTTTTCCTGCCTTTCCATGGTTGTCCCGCGCATTGCGTTTATTGCGCCCAGTATACGCAGACAGGCCAGGGCCCGATACCGTTCCCGGATATTCTTGATAAGGTCGGAACTGTGCTGCGCGCCCGCGCGCTTGCCGGGCTGCCTCCGCCGGAACTGGCCTTTTACGGCGGCACCTTTACGTCCATGCCTGAAAAAGAGCAAAGGCAATGTCTTGACTTGGCGACTTATGCGATTCAGCGGGGGCTGATCTGCTCTTTTCGGTGTTCCACACGGCCTGACAGCGTGGATGTTCCGACATTGACGCGCCTGCGGGATGCGGGGTGTTCAACTGTGGAGCTTGGCGCGCAGAGTTTTGCAGACGCGGCACTGACAGCCGCACGGCGCGGTTATGGCGGCGCGGCGGCGGCGGCCTGCAATCTGGCGAAGCAGGCGGGATTGAACCTTGGCGTGCAGTTGTTGCCCGGCATGCCGGGCGTCAGCCCTGAGGTTTTTATCTGCGACGTATCCGCAGCGCTACGTATGGGCGCGGATATGCTGCGTTTCTATCCCTGCCTTGTTCTTGCGGGCACGGAACTGGCGCGGGAATGGCGCGCAGGTGGCTATCGACCTTGGGGTATGGAAGTCTGTCTTGCAAGCCTTGCCCAAGGCTGTCATGGCCATGGCGCACAAAACGTCGGTTACGCATGGGGCTGGCACCTGAAGCCGTTCTTGACGGAGCGGTGCTGGCCCGGCTCAGTCCATCCGGCGCTCGGAGAGCGGGTGATGGCGCGCGCACTGTTGATGGCGGTGCGGCAGGAGGCCGACCGGGGCAGGCTTTTTGCGTTGGATGCGCCGTTGCGTTGTCAGGGGTATTTCTGGGGACACAGGGGCGAACTACGCGCAGCCTGGGCCGCGCTGGGGCTTGGTTCGGACGAAGTTCGCTTTGTGGAAGGAGAAGAGGTGCGGCTGTATTTGTGA
- the argB gene encoding acetylglutamate kinase, which translates to MDTATVVIKYGGHAMDKTDLSSAFAADLSILAVKGMRFVVVHGGGPRITNLLTRLHIESRFVEGLRVTDEAAMEAVEMALCGQVNKAVVSAFLRCQVRAAGISGRDGNLLLAQRKNPALGLVGEVTAVNTALLDCLLTAGFVPVVAPVASGPEGEALNVNADMAAGAIASALKAAYFVLISDVPGVLDADGTLVPHLNQATVARLTGQGVISGGMIPKINACLNALTAGCARVLILDGRMPSSLRRYLLDGEPLGTVVT; encoded by the coding sequence GTGGACACTGCCACTGTTGTTATTAAATACGGCGGCCACGCTATGGACAAGACAGATTTGAGCTCGGCTTTTGCTGCAGATCTATCAATTCTTGCCGTGAAAGGCATGCGTTTTGTCGTCGTGCACGGAGGAGGGCCGCGGATCACAAACCTCCTGACTCGCCTGCATATTGAAAGCCGTTTTGTGGAAGGTTTGCGTGTGACGGACGAAGCTGCGATGGAGGCTGTAGAAATGGCACTCTGCGGTCAGGTCAACAAGGCCGTCGTCAGTGCCTTTTTACGCTGTCAGGTTCGCGCGGCGGGCATTTCTGGACGCGATGGAAATCTTCTGCTCGCCCAGCGCAAAAACCCCGCTCTCGGACTTGTCGGAGAAGTCACGGCGGTGAATACAGCACTGCTTGACTGCCTACTGACGGCAGGGTTTGTGCCGGTGGTCGCGCCCGTGGCCTCAGGGCCGGAAGGAGAAGCCCTAAACGTCAACGCCGATATGGCGGCCGGGGCGATCGCCAGCGCGTTGAAGGCCGCGTATTTCGTGCTTATTTCCGACGTGCCGGGCGTACTTGACGCCGACGGAACGCTTGTCCCACATCTGAATCAGGCCACCGTCGCGCGACTGACCGGGCAGGGAGTGATCAGCGGAGGTATGATACCCAAGATCAACGCGTGCCTGAATGCGCTCACGGCCGGATGCGCCCGCGTACTCATTCTGGACGGCCGTATGCCATCAAGCCTGCGCCGGTATTTACTGGACGGGGAACCGCTGGGCACGGTTGTGACTTGA
- a CDS encoding integration host factor subunit alpha yields MKKTLTKADIVEDIYEEIDKNHADVKNVIENLLEIMKNTIKKDRALLISGFGKFECYDKASRIGRNPQTGATITLPPRKVVVFRLSRKFRVELNS; encoded by the coding sequence ATGAAAAAAACACTGACAAAAGCAGATATTGTCGAAGATATCTACGAAGAAATCGATAAAAACCATGCTGATGTTAAAAATGTTATCGAAAACCTGCTGGAGATCATGAAAAACACCATTAAAAAAGATCGCGCTCTTCTGATCAGCGGGTTCGGCAAGTTTGAATGTTATGACAAGGCTTCCCGCATTGGGCGCAACCCGCAGACTGGCGCAACCATCACCCTGCCACCACGCAAGGTGGTTGTTTTCAGACTGTCGCGCAAATTCAGGGTAGAGCTTAATTCCTGA